The Rhodothermus marinus DSM 4252 DNA segment GGCTCGATCTGGATAAAATTGAAATACTGGGTGTCAACAACCGCGACCTGCACACGTTCGAGGTGGATGTCAACCGGGCGGTGCAGGTGCTGCGGCACGTGCCCGAGCGGATCGTCCGTGTGGCCGAAAGCGGCCTGCGCACGGCCGACGAGCTGGTGCACCTGCGCCGACACGGCATCGACGCCGTGCTGATCGGCGAGGCGTTCATGCGGGCACCCCATCCGGGCGAGGCGCTCGAACGACTGCGCCGGGAAGTGCAACGGCGCCTTGCAGCGCCCGACATGCTCCGTATGGCGGTTTGAGCCCAACAGAACCCATGCTGAAGGTCAAAATCTGCGGCATTACGAATCTGGAAGACGCCCGGTACTGTGCGGCGGCCGGCGCGGACTTTCTGGGGTTCATTCAGTACCCGGAAAGTCCGCGCTACGTGGCCCCCGAGGTGGCCCGGGAGATCATCGAGTGGATTCACGGGCCCGAAAAGGTGGGCGTGTTCGTGAACGCAACCCCTGACGCGGTGAACCGGGCCATCGAGGAGGTGGGCTTTACCATGGTGCAGTTGCACGGCACCGAGCCCCCTGAGTGGTGCGCCGAGATTGATGCCCCGGTGATCAAAGCCATCCATGTGGTGCACGACGCGTCGGCCGAGCAGCTCCGGGCGCTCATGGAGCCCTATCGGCCGTGGGTGACCTACTTCTTGCTCGACACGCACAAAACGAACCTGTGGGGCGGAACAGGCGAATCGTTCAACTGGCGACTGGCCCGTGAGCTCTCGGCTGAATACCCGATCCTGCTGGCCGGCGGGATTGGCGCGCACAACCTGGAGGAGGCCGTCCGCACGATGCGTCCGCTGGGCGTGGACCTGTCGAGCAGCGTCGAGGCCGCCCCGGGCAAGAAGGATTTCGACAAGCTGGCCCGCTTTTTCGAGGTGTTTCATGCGCTCCGCAAACAACTGGAAGCGGAGGCCGCGGAATGAGGACGGAAGTGGTGCGGGAGCGGAGAGAAAAGATCGGATCCGGGAGCGCCCGACCGTTTCGGGGCATCACATCGCCTTGTCATGCGGAGCACAGAGGCTGAACGAACTGCTGTAAAATTCTGCAGGGGACACAGACCATGTCGACCGCCGAGACCGAACTGCTGACCTACGAGGCGCCGGACGCCACCGGACACTTCGGCCCCTACGGGGGCGCATTTGTGCCCGAGACGCTGGTGCCGGCGCTGGAAGCGTTGAAGGCGGCCTACGCCGAGGCGCGTCAGGATCCGGGCTTCTGGGAGGAATACCACGCCCTGCTCCGGGAATATGTGGGTCGGCCCACGCCGCTCACGTTCGCACCGCGCCTCAGCGAAGCGCTGGGCGGGCTGCAGATCTACCTGAAGCGGGAGGACCTGTGCCACACGGGTGCCCACAAGATCAACAACACGATCGGCCAGATCCTGCTGGCCCGGCGCATGGGCAAGACGCGCATCATCGCCGAGACGGGCGCCGGACAGCACGGCGTGGCGACGGCCACGGTGTGCGCCCGCTTTGGAATGCAGTGCGTCGTTTACATGGGCGCCGAAGATGTGGAGCGCCAGCACCTGAACGTGCTGCGCATGCAGTTGCTGGGCGCCGAGGTGCGACCCGTCGAGAGCGGGAGCCGCACGCTCAAAGACGCCACGAACGAGGCCATCCGCGACTGGGTGACGAACGTCCACGACACGTTCTACCTGATCGGCTCGGTGGTGGGACCGCACCCGTACCCGATGCTCGTGCGCGACTTTCAGCGCGTGATCGGCGACGAGGTGCGGCGGCAACTGGCCGAACGCATCGGCCGGGAGACGCCCGACGCACTGGTGGCCTGCGTGGGCGGCGGCTCGAACGCCATGGGCTTGTTCTATCCGTTCCTGAACGACCGCCATGTGCGCATGTACGGCGTGGAGGCGGCCGGCGAGGGGCTTGACCGCCGTCATGCCGC contains these protein-coding regions:
- a CDS encoding phosphoribosylanthranilate isomerase, producing the protein MLKVKICGITNLEDARYCAAAGADFLGFIQYPESPRYVAPEVAREIIEWIHGPEKVGVFVNATPDAVNRAIEEVGFTMVQLHGTEPPEWCAEIDAPVIKAIHVVHDASAEQLRALMEPYRPWVTYFLLDTHKTNLWGGTGESFNWRLARELSAEYPILLAGGIGAHNLEEAVRTMRPLGVDLSSSVEAAPGKKDFDKLARFFEVFHALRKQLEAEAAE
- the trpB gene encoding tryptophan synthase subunit beta, with protein sequence MSTAETELLTYEAPDATGHFGPYGGAFVPETLVPALEALKAAYAEARQDPGFWEEYHALLREYVGRPTPLTFAPRLSEALGGLQIYLKREDLCHTGAHKINNTIGQILLARRMGKTRIIAETGAGQHGVATATVCARFGMQCVVYMGAEDVERQHLNVLRMQLLGAEVRPVESGSRTLKDATNEAIRDWVTNVHDTFYLIGSVVGPHPYPMLVRDFQRVIGDEVRRQLAERIGRETPDALVACVGGGSNAMGLFYPFLNDRHVRMYGVEAAGEGLDRRHAATLTCGRPGILHGAMSYLLQDDDGQVQLAHSISAGLDYPGVGPEHAYLKDLGRVTYVTATDEEALEGVRLLARTEGIIPALETAHAIAFLPLLARELGPDAVVVVNLSGRGDKDMGTIARYM